From one Actinomycetes bacterium genomic stretch:
- a CDS encoding S41 family peptidase produces MLKRLIIKIIAIVIAIIFVLSTGFWLGINFSSIKQLSNGNSTTSLLGIGNQANRNQEQEFSLEPLEEAIDLIVSSSIYQQSKQQLLQNAIEGMLEGLDDKYAEYFTQEEYQEIIESYQGTMSGIGVIVTQDEQERVVIVTVIEDTPASNNGLKEGDIISRVEDEPTLGLSLEKVVTKIKGEEGTDVNLTIYRPSEKESFEVDITRQKFYVPNVFSELIDGNIGYVQYIGFQDMGAEKLQQQIKKLKDEGAEGIILDLRNNLGGILDDAVAVCDLFMDEGTIVIVKGRTEDQERTSTYKAKEGVYTDIPLVILVNEFSASASELVAGALKETGRATLVGETTFGKGTVQTIQELSNGGGLKFTTANYLLPSGESINEVGIEPDVKVELDLEAEEDTQLNRAKEVLNSMMDENNG; encoded by the coding sequence ATGCTGAAAAGATTAATCATAAAAATTATTGCAATAGTTATTGCAATTATATTCGTACTTTCTACCGGTTTTTGGCTGGGGATAAATTTTTCTTCCATAAAACAACTTTCCAACGGCAACAGTACCACCAGCCTTCTGGGCATAGGAAACCAGGCTAATAGAAACCAGGAACAGGAGTTTAGCCTGGAGCCTCTGGAAGAAGCCATAGATCTTATAGTAAGCAGTTCAATCTATCAGCAGTCCAAACAGCAGTTACTACAGAATGCTATAGAAGGTATGCTGGAGGGTCTGGATGATAAGTATGCAGAATATTTTACCCAGGAAGAATATCAGGAGATAATAGAATCCTACCAGGGAACCATGAGCGGCATCGGGGTAATAGTCACCCAGGATGAACAGGAAAGGGTAGTAATAGTAACGGTTATAGAGGATACCCCTGCTTCTAACAATGGTTTAAAAGAGGGTGACATTATATCCCGGGTGGAAGATGAGCCTACCCTGGGGCTGTCGCTGGAGAAAGTGGTTACTAAGATCAAGGGCGAAGAGGGGACTGATGTCAACTTAACCATCTACCGGCCTTCGGAAAAAGAAAGTTTTGAGGTGGATATAACCAGGCAGAAGTTTTATGTGCCCAATGTATTTTCAGAGTTAATAGATGGCAATATTGGTTATGTACAGTATATTGGTTTCCAGGATATGGGGGCAGAAAAACTGCAGCAGCAGATAAAGAAGCTAAAAGATGAAGGTGCGGAAGGCATAATACTGGATTTGCGTAATAATCTGGGAGGCATTTTGGACGATGCCGTAGCGGTATGTGATCTTTTTATGGATGAAGGAACTATAGTAATAGTTAAGGGAAGAACAGAGGATCAGGAGAGGACCAGCACCTACAAGGCTAAAGAAGGAGTGTATACAGATATTCCCCTGGTGATTTTAGTGAATGAATTTTCAGCCAGTGCTTCAGAACTGGTAGCAGGAGCGCTCAAGGAAACCGGAAGGGCAACTCTGGTAGGCGAGACCACCTTTGGCAAGGGAACGGTACAGACCATACAGGAACTTTCCAATGGTGGCGGGCTTAAGTTTACTACTGCCAACTATCTTTTGCCTTCGGGAGAATCCATAAATGAAGTGGGTATAGAGCCTGATGTAAAAGTGGAGCTGGATCTGGAAGCAGAAGAGGATACCCAGCTTAACCGGGCCAAGGAAGTTTTAAATTCAATGATGGATGAGAACAATGGCTAA
- a CDS encoding peptidoglycan DD-metalloendopeptidase family protein — MQNCSKNIIAIIVAIIVATASFISGYNPSMLHAQTLEEELEQIKEEREETQEKIQEVKKQEQEYIQQVAVVEEQLLGALSDLNDLNNKLVEAKAEIDKTTIELVLKEQELKDIELELDSKIQILNDRVASIYKNRNINVLEILLKAESFLEFVSRIKLMNNLAEQDTEIITAIKDEKQATLSVKKSILDLREKQRESKEKVESLVVQAEAKKAEVEGIYNEKNSLLSQTTANKNALIQMEKQLAAKESEVKRILESYRYGSAPGGKFAWPVAGRISSGFGYRVHPIFGTRRFHSGLDLAAPYGTPIIAADGGQVVQAGYFGGYGNSIMIYHGGGYATWYAHMSGFNVSNGQMVQRGQVIGFVGSTGWSTGPHLHFEVRINGNAQNPMGYL, encoded by the coding sequence ATGCAAAATTGTAGCAAAAACATTATAGCCATAATTGTAGCAATTATAGTAGCCACCGCTTCTTTTATATCCGGCTATAATCCTTCTATGCTTCATGCCCAGACCCTGGAAGAGGAACTGGAGCAAATCAAGGAAGAGAGAGAAGAAACCCAGGAAAAAATACAGGAAGTAAAGAAGCAGGAGCAGGAATACATTCAGCAGGTAGCAGTAGTGGAAGAACAGCTGCTGGGAGCTCTGTCAGACTTAAATGACCTCAACAATAAACTGGTGGAGGCCAAGGCGGAGATTGATAAAACCACCATCGAGCTGGTCCTGAAGGAACAGGAGCTTAAAGATATAGAACTGGAACTGGATTCCAAGATCCAGATTTTAAATGACCGGGTTGCCTCCATTTACAAAAACCGCAATATTAATGTTTTAGAAATTCTGCTAAAAGCGGAAAGCTTCCTGGAGTTTGTCTCCCGTATCAAGCTGATGAACAACCTTGCCGAGCAGGATACTGAAATTATAACTGCCATCAAGGATGAAAAACAGGCCACCTTAAGTGTAAAGAAGTCCATATTGGACCTGAGGGAAAAGCAGAGGGAAAGCAAAGAAAAAGTCGAATCCCTGGTGGTACAGGCTGAAGCCAAAAAAGCAGAGGTAGAAGGCATATATAATGAAAAAAACTCACTGCTATCCCAGACTACGGCTAACAAGAACGCTCTCATCCAGATGGAAAAGCAGCTGGCGGCTAAGGAATCAGAGGTTAAACGAATTCTGGAAAGCTACCGCTATGGAAGCGCCCCCGGAGGCAAGTTTGCCTGGCCGGTAGCGGGAAGGATAAGCTCTGGTTTTGGTTACCGAGTACACCCCATATTCGGGACCAGGAGATTTCATTCAGGACTGGATTTAGCAGCTCCCTATGGTACACCCATAATTGCAGCTGACGGAGGCCAGGTGGTGCAGGCAGGTTATTTTGGCGGTTACGGTAATTCCATAATGATCTACCATGGAGGCGGCTACGCTACCTGGTATGCACATATGTCCGGGTTTAATGTTTCCAACGGCCAGATGGTACAGAGGGGACAGGTTATTGGTTTTGTGGGTTCCACCGGCTGGTCCACAGGTCCCCACCTTCATTTCGAGGTCAGGATTAATGGAAATGCCCAGAACCCCATGGGCTATTTGTAA
- the ftsX gene encoding permease-like cell division protein FtsX yields MTRAKYYFGETFSNFKRNFLMAFTAITTVAITLFMVGLFSVIVYDVLGILNSIKGQVEIAVYLEDNVSDELQTYLEQEIEGWEEIKDVRFISKDQALEQFREKNEGSDILKEIQGNPLPASFELTLNDPEKVDQVALRFINQDGGFIEGVNDVIYGQNYVNKLFSVIAIVGTIALLIIIVLLLATIVLIYNTIRLSIHARRKEVEVMKLVGASNWFVRIPFLFEGFFEGFLGSILAVVILYFLGNFLLIKGERAIVDTMRIKDLAIVGSNDTVIYIYLLLIGLGVLVGLISSALALRRYLKV; encoded by the coding sequence ATGACCAGGGCCAAGTATTATTTCGGAGAGACCTTTTCCAATTTTAAGAGAAATTTTTTGATGGCTTTTACCGCTATCACCACTGTAGCCATAACCCTGTTTATGGTCGGGCTGTTTTCAGTGATAGTTTATGATGTGCTGGGCATACTCAATTCCATAAAAGGCCAGGTTGAAATTGCAGTTTACCTTGAAGATAATGTCTCCGATGAATTGCAGACCTATCTGGAACAGGAGATTGAGGGCTGGGAAGAGATAAAGGATGTGAGGTTCATATCCAAAGACCAGGCCCTGGAGCAGTTCAGGGAAAAAAATGAGGGCAGCGATATACTTAAGGAAATTCAGGGCAATCCCCTGCCCGCATCTTTTGAGCTAACCCTTAATGATCCGGAAAAGGTGGACCAGGTGGCCCTGCGGTTTATTAACCAGGACGGCGGCTTTATTGAAGGGGTAAATGATGTTATATATGGCCAGAACTATGTAAATAAACTGTTTTCAGTAATAGCCATTGTGGGCACTATTGCTTTGCTGATAATAATTGTGCTGCTTCTGGCCACTATTGTGCTTATATACAATACTATCCGGCTGTCCATACATGCCAGGAGAAAGGAAGTTGAAGTCATGAAGCTGGTGGGAGCTTCCAACTGGTTTGTACGTATACCCTTCCTTTTTGAGGGCTTTTTTGAGGGCTTTCTGGGCAGTATACTGGCGGTAGTTATCCTTTATTTTCTGGGTAATTTCCTGCTTATAAAGGGGGAAAGGGCCATAGTGGATACCATGAGGATTAAGGATCTGGCTATTGTAGGCAGCAATGATACTGTCATATATATTTATCTGCTGCTGATAGGCCTGGGGGTGCTGGTGGGACTGATAAGCAGTGCCCTGGCCCTGAGACGTTACCTGAAAGTTTAG
- the ftsE gene encoding cell division ATP-binding protein FtsE, with the protein MIEFKNVTKIYDDNTIALKNINVMVKKGEFIFLVGPSGSGKSTFIKLLIKEYDVSSGSILIAGRNICKLKSSRVPQLRRNMGCVFQDFKLLPNKTVFENVAFALDVIGKPTYVIKIQVPQVLKLVGLYQKMSSFPHQLSGGEQQRVSIARAFVNRPPVLLADEPTGNLDPTTSDGIMKLLSRISLIGTTVVMATHDKSVVNSMRRRVVELENGEIIRDQKRGVYGE; encoded by the coding sequence ATGATTGAATTTAAGAATGTTACCAAGATTTATGATGATAATACCATCGCTCTAAAAAATATAAATGTTATGGTTAAGAAGGGTGAATTTATCTTCCTGGTGGGCCCCAGCGGTTCGGGAAAATCTACATTTATTAAGCTGCTTATAAAGGAATACGATGTATCCAGTGGTTCTATCCTTATAGCAGGGCGAAATATTTGTAAACTGAAATCTTCCCGCGTACCCCAGCTCAGGAGAAACATGGGCTGTGTCTTCCAGGATTTTAAGCTTTTGCCCAATAAAACCGTGTTTGAAAATGTAGCTTTTGCCCTGGATGTAATAGGCAAGCCTACCTATGTAATCAAAATCCAGGTTCCCCAGGTACTTAAGCTGGTAGGATTGTACCAGAAGATGAGTTCCTTTCCCCATCAGCTTTCGGGAGGGGAGCAGCAGAGGGTATCCATAGCCAGGGCTTTTGTAAACCGCCCTCCCGTATTGCTGGCAGATGAGCCTACCGGAAACCTGGATCCGACCACCAGTGACGGTATTATGAAGCTCCTTTCCAGGATAAGCTTAATCGGCACTACCGTGGTCATGGCCACCCACGACAAGAGTGTGGTAAATTCAATGCGCAGAAGAGTGGTAGAGCTGGAGAACGGAGAGATAATAAGGGACCAGAAGAGAGGGGTTTACGGAGAATAA
- the prfB gene encoding peptide chain release factor 2: MVFEIDKKKSQLDRLQKQSLKSDFWENKDRAQKILQDINSIKDLIDRYEQAGQLAEDTELGLQLLEAGPDAKLESELKENLSQLKKATDGIEEQAILSGPYDAYPAVLNIHPGAGGTESQDWAEMLLRMYTRWMEKRKLNYRMVDLSPGDEAGIKNATLTVKGDYAYGLLKGEKGIHRLVRISPFDSSKRRHTSFASVEVTPLFEQEVDININKEDLKIDTFRSSGAGGQHVNVTDSAVRITHQPSGIVVSCQDERSQMLNRQTAMQILKSKLYELEMQKKQEKMDRVRGEKKDIAWGNQIRSYTLQPYQLIKDHRTGVEIGDVQSVLDGDIDEFIRGYLEKMLTRG, translated from the coding sequence ATTGTCTTTGAAATAGATAAGAAAAAAAGCCAGCTGGACCGGCTGCAGAAACAGTCACTAAAATCAGATTTCTGGGAAAACAAAGACCGGGCCCAGAAGATTTTACAGGACATAAACAGCATCAAAGACTTAATTGACAGGTATGAGCAGGCCGGGCAGCTGGCCGAAGATACGGAACTGGGGCTGCAGCTTCTGGAGGCAGGCCCGGATGCCAAACTTGAATCAGAGTTAAAAGAAAATTTAAGCCAGCTGAAAAAAGCGACCGATGGTATTGAAGAGCAGGCTATACTTTCCGGACCCTATGATGCTTACCCCGCAGTGCTTAACATACATCCCGGTGCCGGAGGAACTGAATCCCAGGATTGGGCCGAGATGCTGCTGAGGATGTATACAAGGTGGATGGAAAAGAGGAAACTAAATTACCGCATGGTTGACCTGTCACCGGGAGATGAGGCCGGTATCAAGAATGCTACCCTGACCGTGAAGGGCGATTATGCTTACGGGCTGCTCAAAGGGGAAAAAGGCATACACCGTTTGGTAAGGATTTCCCCCTTTGATTCTTCTAAGAGGAGGCATACCTCCTTTGCTTCGGTGGAAGTTACCCCTCTGTTTGAGCAGGAGGTGGACATAAACATAAACAAAGAAGACTTAAAAATTGATACCTTCCGGTCCAGCGGAGCCGGAGGGCAGCATGTAAATGTTACCGATTCAGCAGTCAGGATAACCCATCAGCCTAGCGGAATTGTAGTCAGCTGCCAGGATGAACGTTCCCAGATGCTTAACCGGCAGACTGCTATGCAGATTCTTAAATCCAAGCTTTACGAACTGGAGATGCAAAAAAAGCAGGAAAAGATGGATAGGGTAAGGGGAGAGAAAAAAGATATTGCCTGGGGTAATCAGATAAGAAGCTATACCCTCCAGCCCTACCAGCTTATTAAAGATCACCGTACGGGAGTGGAGATAGGGGATGTACAATCGGTGCTGGATGGAGATATAGATGAATTTATAAGGGGTTATCTTGAAAAAATGTTAACCAGAGGTTAA
- the secA gene encoding preprotein translocase subunit SecA, whose amino-acid sequence MFEKITNILKFGEGKKLKVYEQLVEQVAGYEDELKKLDDSALATKTARFKQRHSEGQSLDELMAEAFAVVREVAKRTLGMRHFDVQIMGGAVLYEGKIAEMKTGEGKTLVATLPIYLNAIGGRCTHLVTVNDYLAKRDSQWMGKIYDFLGLKVGLLQHGMDTAEKKQQYDADVVYGTNNEFGFDYLRDNMVISRDRMVQKEHQYAIIDEVDSILIDEARTPLIISGVATGTTKLYKQFSRIVPMLEEGVDFEIDEKARNAAITEEGVEKVENITGIDNLYDPSNYLLVHALNQSLKASYLFKKDVDYIVKDGEVMIVDEFTGRLMPGRRYSEGLHQAIEAKEKVAIRDENQTLATITIQNYFRMYDTLAGMTGTAITEAAEFRHIYGLETVVIPTNKPLKRDELPDLIYQSEQLKFENVVNDIASRYQKGQPVLVGTISIEKSEKLSGMLKRLGIPHSVLNAKQHEKEAQVVADAGQKGTVTIATNMAGRGTDIVLSPGVTDRGGLHVLGTERHESRRIDNQLRGRSGRQGDPGSSQFYLSTEDELLRLFGSDRIGAIMERFNFPDDMPIQHPMINRAVENAQRQVESRNFEIRKHVLEYDDVMNKQREVIYGRREKILLEQDLKQNAVSLIEEVVGELVKVHINKNDYPENWDLAGLASAADPIFGQSLVEPDAVKENMKVDQLAQLLKQKALNAYQQREQELGPEVTRNLEKFIMLDVIDNRWREHLLEMDYLKEGIGLRAIGQRDPLVEYKHEAFGLFKELISEIRSDTVKLLFNARVVAKKQEPKRNPLENITASGPAQASRPPSREPAGSKEKVGRNDPCPCGSGKKYKKCCGR is encoded by the coding sequence ATGTTTGAGAAAATTACAAATATATTAAAATTTGGCGAGGGTAAAAAACTAAAAGTCTATGAGCAGCTGGTGGAGCAGGTTGCCGGTTATGAGGATGAACTCAAGAAGCTGGATGATAGTGCGCTGGCAACCAAGACTGCCCGGTTTAAACAGAGGCACTCTGAGGGCCAGAGCCTGGATGAGCTAATGGCGGAAGCATTTGCAGTGGTAAGGGAAGTAGCCAAAAGGACTCTGGGCATGAGGCACTTTGATGTACAGATAATGGGCGGTGCGGTATTGTATGAAGGAAAGATTGCCGAGATGAAAACCGGTGAAGGGAAGACCCTGGTGGCCACACTGCCAATATACCTTAATGCCATTGGCGGCAGGTGTACCCATCTGGTTACTGTCAATGATTACCTGGCCAAAAGGGACAGCCAGTGGATGGGTAAGATTTATGATTTTCTGGGCCTGAAAGTGGGGCTTCTGCAGCATGGAATGGATACGGCAGAAAAGAAGCAGCAGTATGATGCGGACGTGGTCTATGGCACCAATAATGAATTTGGCTTTGATTACCTCAGGGACAATATGGTAATAAGCAGGGACCGGATGGTCCAGAAAGAGCACCAGTATGCCATTATAGATGAGGTGGACAGTATATTGATTGACGAAGCCAGAACCCCCCTTATAATATCGGGGGTGGCTACCGGTACAACCAAGCTGTATAAACAGTTTTCCCGTATAGTCCCCATGCTGGAAGAAGGGGTAGATTTTGAGATAGATGAGAAGGCCAGAAATGCTGCCATAACCGAAGAGGGGGTAGAAAAGGTAGAGAATATAACCGGGATTGACAATCTTTATGATCCTTCCAACTACCTGCTGGTCCATGCGCTTAACCAGTCCCTTAAAGCCAGTTACCTGTTTAAAAAAGATGTGGATTATATAGTAAAAGACGGCGAAGTAATGATAGTGGATGAGTTTACGGGCAGGCTTATGCCCGGCAGGAGATATTCAGAGGGCCTGCACCAGGCCATAGAGGCCAAGGAGAAAGTGGCCATACGGGACGAAAACCAGACCCTGGCTACCATAACCATACAGAATTATTTCCGTATGTATGACACCCTGGCCGGAATGACCGGTACTGCCATTACCGAAGCAGCAGAGTTCAGGCATATATACGGTTTGGAAACGGTGGTTATACCTACCAACAAGCCTCTAAAAAGGGATGAGCTTCCCGACCTTATATATCAGAGCGAACAGTTAAAGTTTGAGAATGTGGTCAATGATATTGCCAGCCGGTACCAGAAAGGCCAGCCGGTACTGGTAGGCACCATCTCTATTGAAAAATCGGAGAAGCTTTCCGGTATGCTTAAACGGCTGGGTATCCCCCACAGTGTGCTTAATGCCAAGCAGCATGAAAAGGAAGCCCAGGTAGTAGCAGATGCCGGACAAAAGGGTACAGTTACTATCGCTACCAATATGGCCGGAAGAGGTACTGACATTGTTCTGAGCCCGGGGGTGACAGACCGGGGAGGTTTGCATGTACTGGGTACCGAACGCCATGAGAGCAGGAGAATAGACAATCAGCTGCGGGGAAGAAGCGGCAGACAGGGAGATCCAGGCTCCAGCCAGTTTTACCTCTCTACAGAGGATGAGCTGTTGCGGCTGTTTGGTTCGGACCGTATCGGTGCAATTATGGAAAGGTTCAATTTCCCTGATGATATGCCCATACAGCACCCTATGATAAACAGGGCGGTGGAGAATGCGCAGAGACAGGTGGAATCCCGTAATTTTGAAATAAGGAAGCATGTCTTAGAGTATGATGACGTTATGAACAAGCAGAGGGAGGTAATCTACGGCCGCAGGGAGAAGATACTTTTAGAACAGGATCTCAAACAGAATGCCGTCTCCCTGATTGAAGAGGTAGTTGGTGAGCTGGTAAAAGTCCATATAAATAAAAATGATTATCCCGAAAACTGGGACCTGGCAGGGCTGGCTTCAGCTGCCGACCCTATCTTTGGACAGAGTCTGGTGGAGCCAGACGCTGTAAAGGAAAACATGAAGGTTGACCAGCTGGCCCAGCTGCTAAAGCAGAAGGCGCTTAATGCTTACCAGCAGAGGGAACAGGAGCTGGGGCCGGAAGTTACCAGAAATCTGGAGAAGTTTATAATGCTGGATGTAATAGATAACCGCTGGAGAGAACATCTGTTGGAAATGGACTACCTGAAGGAAGGAATTGGCCTGAGGGCTATCGGCCAGAGAGATCCTCTGGTAGAATACAAGCACGAAGCCTTTGGCCTGTTTAAGGAACTTATATCGGAAATCAGGTCGGATACGGTAAAGCTGTTGTTTAATGCCAGGGTGGTGGCTAAAAAACAGGAGCCTAAAAGGAATCCCCTGGAAAATATTACTGCCAGCGGACCGGCCCAGGCTTCCCGGCCTCCTTCCAGGGAGCCGGCCGGGAGCAAGGAAAAGGTGGGCAGAAATGACCCCTGTCCCTGTGGAAGCGGTAAAAAATATAAAAAGTGTTGCGGAAGGTAA
- the raiA gene encoding ribosome-associated translation inhibitor RaiA, translating into MEFRVRGIDIDLDDKIKEYADKKIKARVDKFLDKAMEVELKLIFEKNPSINENNRAEVTVFTAGAVIRAEDSGTDVFSAIDKVSDKLERQAKKFKNKRIQRSRKSPADSNENNAVEKLKKQIVKTKTFMLKPIAPEEAVMQMELLGHDFFVFINSETNDTAVVYRRKDSNYGLIEPTTE; encoded by the coding sequence ATGGAATTTAGAGTCAGGGGCATAGACATCGATCTGGATGACAAGATAAAAGAGTATGCGGACAAAAAGATAAAGGCGAGGGTAGATAAATTTTTGGATAAAGCGATGGAAGTAGAGCTAAAATTAATTTTTGAGAAGAATCCCAGCATAAATGAAAACAACCGGGCTGAAGTTACCGTGTTTACTGCAGGAGCAGTTATCAGGGCCGAAGATTCGGGGACGGATGTTTTTTCTGCCATAGACAAGGTAAGTGACAAGCTGGAAAGGCAGGCCAAGAAGTTTAAGAACAAGAGGATTCAAAGGAGCAGGAAATCTCCGGCAGACAGCAATGAAAATAATGCGGTGGAGAAATTAAAGAAACAGATAGTCAAAACCAAAACCTTTATGTTAAAACCCATTGCTCCGGAAGAGGCAGTAATGCAGATGGAGCTTCTGGGACATGACTTTTTTGTATTTATAAATTCGGAAACCAATGATACGGCAGTGGTTTACCGCAGGAAAGATTCCAATTACGGGCTTATTGAGCCTACTACTGAATAA
- a CDS encoding cold shock domain-containing protein, producing MNQEQGIVKWFSPEKGFGFIKSGDVDNIFVHYSGISGTGFKSLSRGQKVVFKLDHDHRGSIAVEVCLKNN from the coding sequence ATGAATCAGGAACAGGGTATAGTAAAATGGTTCAGCCCCGAAAAGGGGTTTGGCTTTATAAAGTCAGGGGATGTGGATAATATTTTTGTCCACTATAGCGGCATAAGCGGTACCGGCTTTAAAAGCCTTAGCCGGGGCCAGAAGGTGGTTTTTAAACTGGACCATGACCACAGGGGCTCCATAGCGGTTGAGGTTTGCCTTAAAAACAATTAA
- a CDS encoding double zinc ribbon domain-containing protein: MNLSHLNLGQAFKDMFLAPACCLCGRITTDSLCDKCRRQIEVIGTGICERCGKPGSRSGCSFCSRQSLYYWRCRSFAFYRAGIKTIIYRYKQLRLYQLSDLLASWLQDCYLKHYMGENIEVLDGAPGSHIHRICKHLESKLKIPYANNLMKIKENQEQKKLDSYSRKYNPAGSYKVINCLKYWGRNLLLIDDVFTTGSTLNHIAWLAKQAGAEKVYLLTVARGEQHI; encoded by the coding sequence GTGAATTTAAGTCATCTAAATTTAGGCCAGGCATTTAAAGATATGTTCCTGGCTCCTGCCTGTTGTCTATGTGGAAGGATAACTACCGACAGCTTGTGTGATAAATGCAGACGGCAGATAGAAGTTATCGGCACCGGAATATGTGAACGTTGTGGGAAACCAGGTTCACGATCAGGTTGCAGTTTCTGTTCCCGTCAGTCCCTGTATTACTGGCGGTGCAGGAGTTTTGCCTTTTACCGGGCAGGTATAAAAACCATTATCTACCGCTACAAACAGCTGCGCCTGTATCAGTTGTCAGACCTTCTGGCTTCCTGGCTTCAAGACTGTTACCTGAAGCATTATATGGGGGAGAATATAGAGGTATTAGACGGGGCCCCGGGAAGCCATATTCACAGGATATGCAAACACCTTGAAAGCAAGTTGAAAATACCTTATGCTAACAACTTGATGAAAATTAAGGAAAACCAGGAGCAGAAGAAGCTGGACAGCTATTCAAGAAAATATAATCCGGCAGGCAGCTACAAAGTTATAAATTGCCTGAAATACTGGGGCCGCAACCTGCTGCTGATAGATGATGTTTTTACTACTGGAAGCACCTTAAACCATATTGCCTGGCTGGCTAAACAGGCGGGGGCAGAAAAGGTGTATCTTTTAACTGTAGCCAGGGGAGAGCAGCATATATGA
- a CDS encoding NDP-sugar synthase — translation MKTKKAMVLAAGLGTRLRPLTDLISKPMAPIVNKPVMEHIIDLLAGHGYKDIVCNLHWYPEAIKDHFGDGSRWGVNLVYSYEEELLGTAGGVKNVEDFFEGQPFLVISGDALTDIDLGAANQFHQQKGGICTMLLTRVEDTSQYGVVLLDDDKRIYGFQEKPLSGEAKSDLANSGIYLFEPEIFEHMPAGQFYDFGKNLFPDLLDKDIPYYGYTHSQYWNDVGSLDEYQQGNFDALEGKVKVKISGKQIKEGVWIGKNCKIEEDVIIIPPVCIGNNCTIKKEAKLFGPIILGDSTVVDQRAVLYRGIKWGSGYIGKDSSLIGAIIGYDAKIKDKVSVLEKAVIGSKSVIENGIIIHPSVKIMSNEVIDIDKLNNKKQQEK, via the coding sequence ATGAAAACTAAAAAAGCAATGGTACTGGCGGCAGGCCTGGGCACCAGGCTAAGGCCCCTGACAGATTTGATATCCAAGCCCATGGCTCCTATTGTAAATAAGCCGGTAATGGAACATATTATTGACCTGCTGGCCGGTCACGGCTACAAGGATATAGTATGCAACCTGCACTGGTATCCGGAAGCCATAAAAGATCATTTCGGGGACGGCTCCCGGTGGGGCGTAAACCTGGTGTATTCCTATGAAGAAGAACTGCTGGGTACTGCCGGAGGGGTTAAGAATGTGGAGGATTTTTTTGAAGGCCAGCCCTTTCTGGTTATAAGCGGCGATGCTCTTACCGATATAGATCTGGGAGCGGCAAACCAATTTCACCAGCAGAAAGGCGGAATCTGCACCATGCTACTGACCAGGGTGGAAGATACTTCCCAGTACGGGGTAGTACTTTTGGATGATGATAAAAGGATTTACGGTTTTCAGGAAAAGCCTTTAAGTGGGGAAGCCAAATCGGATCTGGCCAATAGCGGCATATATTTATTTGAACCGGAGATATTTGAGCACATGCCTGCAGGGCAGTTTTATGATTTTGGCAAGAACCTTTTTCCCGACCTGCTGGACAAAGATATTCCCTACTATGGTTATACCCATTCCCAGTACTGGAATGATGTGGGCAGCCTGGATGAATACCAGCAGGGAAATTTTGATGCCCTGGAAGGCAAGGTAAAAGTAAAAATATCCGGCAAACAGATAAAAGAAGGGGTATGGATAGGCAAGAACTGCAAGATAGAAGAAGATGTAATAATTATACCCCCGGTCTGTATCGGCAATAACTGTACCATAAAAAAAGAAGCCAAGCTGTTCGGCCCCATTATACTGGGAGACAGTACGGTAGTGGACCAGAGGGCAGTACTGTACAGGGGAATAAAATGGGGCAGCGGTTATATCGGCAAGGATTCTTCGCTGATCGGTGCCATCATTGGCTATGATGCCAAGATAAAGGACAAAGTATCGGTTTTGGAGAAAGCGGTAATCGGTTCAAAAAGCGTTATAGAAAATGGGATAATAATTCATCCCAGCGTAAAGATAATGTCAAATGAGGTTATAGATATCGATAAGCTGAATAATAAAAAACAGCAGGAAAAATAA